From Echinicola jeungdonensis, the proteins below share one genomic window:
- a CDS encoding TonB-dependent receptor, translated as MWLCPLIAIGQAQLLILDAETKVPIPEVEIQISRGESYISNQEGKVQLEIQNKSQASLTHFGYWEKVVQLIPDQVNTIELKSKANNLAEVIVSGFESERPLLEQAASVSKVSEANFHRFNEISPVHAFNTKPGVRFEERAPSSYRISIRGSSLRAPFGVRNVKVYWNGIPFTAPDGTTPLNILDLSNMEEAEIIKGPAGSIYGAGNGGVISLTSQQDIAENKLETDLSIGDFGMVKYRLGLDQQLENGNISTSYVRQKSDGYRDHSAMDRKVLQVTGNFFPSAQQTISTQWLYADLNYEIPGGLNADQLEENRQQARPGSAEQNASILQKSLYGMIMHDYTFSESLTNQSTFYLNATDFENPFNLDYKKETQYGYGGRTKFVWNDHWADFPVRVIAGGEYQFSNTSAQNYGNRGGKADTIRFGDDLITTQGFLFQQLEVDWTSQWRMTVGMSENFSKFDINRNIDASTGVPYAAKRKFDPVLVPRVALLGKLNDYSALHASISAGFSPPTIDEVRTNEGTINLDLEAERGTNYEIGYRSHFGQDRVNFNITTFYFQLDETITTYTNEQGVVLFRNAGATDQKGMEMELDYWLQHCEMAWLQEVHLTHAYTGHFFKFKDYAQDGEDYSGNDLTGVAPHTLINQLDLKSRPGLYFNFTHQFVDKIPLNDNNTVYQDAYHLLNLRMGWRKQWNAQWNLEVYSGIENLGNESYSLGNDLNAFGGRYFQPAPKRNYYGGLKVTYQY; from the coding sequence ATGTGGCTGTGCCCTTTAATCGCTATTGGGCAAGCTCAACTCCTCATACTAGATGCTGAAACTAAGGTTCCAATTCCTGAAGTAGAGATACAAATCTCAAGGGGGGAATCTTATATTTCAAACCAGGAAGGAAAAGTTCAACTAGAAATCCAAAATAAATCTCAAGCGAGTTTGACCCATTTTGGGTATTGGGAAAAAGTGGTGCAACTCATTCCGGATCAGGTAAACACTATTGAACTTAAAAGCAAAGCTAATAATCTTGCCGAAGTAATTGTTTCGGGTTTTGAATCTGAAAGGCCGTTATTGGAACAGGCAGCTTCAGTTTCCAAAGTAAGTGAGGCAAATTTCCATCGATTTAATGAAATTTCTCCAGTACATGCATTTAATACCAAACCTGGAGTACGATTTGAGGAGAGGGCCCCATCAAGTTATCGGATATCCATTAGAGGGAGTTCACTTCGTGCCCCGTTTGGGGTAAGAAATGTAAAAGTGTATTGGAATGGAATCCCCTTTACAGCGCCAGATGGGACTACACCGTTGAATATCCTGGACCTTTCCAATATGGAAGAAGCAGAAATCATCAAAGGGCCTGCTGGGAGTATTTATGGAGCTGGAAATGGTGGCGTGATCAGCCTGACTAGCCAACAGGATATTGCGGAAAATAAGCTGGAAACTGATCTGTCTATCGGAGATTTTGGAATGGTCAAATACCGCTTGGGTTTGGATCAACAATTGGAAAATGGAAATATCAGTACATCCTATGTCCGTCAAAAGTCCGATGGATACCGGGACCATAGTGCTATGGACCGGAAAGTCCTACAAGTGACAGGGAATTTTTTTCCATCTGCCCAACAAACCATTTCTACTCAATGGCTTTATGCAGATTTAAATTATGAAATCCCAGGTGGGTTGAATGCCGATCAATTGGAGGAAAACCGGCAGCAAGCCCGGCCTGGATCTGCTGAGCAAAATGCTTCCATTCTTCAAAAATCCCTTTATGGTATGATCATGCATGATTATACTTTTTCTGAATCACTGACCAACCAATCCACTTTTTACCTGAATGCCACCGATTTTGAAAACCCCTTTAACCTGGACTATAAAAAAGAAACCCAATATGGCTATGGAGGAAGGACCAAATTTGTCTGGAATGACCACTGGGCTGACTTTCCTGTAAGGGTAATTGCAGGAGGGGAATATCAATTTTCCAACACCAGCGCCCAAAATTATGGGAATAGAGGAGGAAAGGCCGATACCATCCGTTTTGGGGATGATTTGATCACCACGCAAGGCTTTTTGTTCCAACAATTGGAGGTGGATTGGACCTCACAATGGAGAATGACGGTGGGAATGAGTGAGAACTTTTCCAAGTTTGACATCAATAGGAATATAGATGCATCGACAGGGGTTCCATATGCTGCTAAAAGGAAATTTGATCCTGTTTTGGTGCCAAGGGTAGCTTTGTTGGGTAAACTCAATGACTACTCGGCACTCCATGCCAGTATCAGCGCAGGTTTTTCCCCACCCACCATTGACGAAGTCCGGACTAATGAAGGAACCATCAACTTGGATTTGGAAGCGGAAAGGGGAACCAATTATGAAATTGGGTATCGGTCCCATTTTGGACAAGACCGAGTGAATTTCAATATCACGACTTTTTACTTTCAATTGGATGAAACCATTACCACCTATACCAATGAACAAGGCGTGGTGCTGTTCCGAAATGCCGGGGCCACTGATCAAAAGGGAATGGAAATGGAATTGGATTATTGGCTGCAACATTGTGAAATGGCTTGGTTACAGGAGGTCCATTTAACCCATGCTTATACAGGTCACTTTTTTAAGTTTAAGGATTATGCCCAGGATGGGGAGGACTACTCCGGAAATGATTTGACCGGTGTTGCACCCCATACTTTGATAAACCAATTGGATTTGAAAAGCCGGCCAGGATTATATTTTAATTTCACCCACCAATTTGTCGATAAGATCCCTTTAAATGATAACAATACCGTTTATCAGGATGCTTATCATTTGCTCAACCTTAGGATGGGTTGGAGAAAGCAATGGAATGCTCAA
- a CDS encoding Bor family protein, translating into MKRLLKSIGGILMCSLLLTSCYTYTTVVGEGAQGNREVTEWNHYVVYGLAPVGVSDAKKMAGDAENYTVTTQLTFVNGLIAGITLGIYTPTTTTVTK; encoded by the coding sequence ATGAAAAGATTATTAAAATCCATTGGGGGTATACTGATGTGCAGTTTATTGTTAACCTCTTGTTATACCTATACTACTGTCGTAGGGGAAGGTGCGCAAGGAAATAGGGAAGTTACGGAATGGAACCATTATGTGGTTTATGGTCTGGCTCCAGTTGGGGTGTCTGATGCTAAGAAAATGGCAGGCGATGCTGAAAATTATACGGTAACTACTCAACTTACTTTTGTAAATGGTTTAATTGCTGGAATTACCTTAGGCATTTATACTCCAACTACTACTACCGTTACAAAATAA